A region of Porites lutea chromosome 13, jaPorLute2.1, whole genome shotgun sequence DNA encodes the following proteins:
- the LOC140923357 gene encoding uncharacterized protein — translation MTNNNVVTLSWLLSQDLPQAYIFTERPSTFNRKATFINDKKYVIHDYSPDITSDSRHLKAMRACPVAGSKFPILVTRDINPLIREHWSKWLPFFPTPDIRIFNQEDTGDKPLIVNFPFQSFPAKKHAVHPDIHYKLSSKARIPEMGAPCPRYMSRDNYTLPCMIKATQGKAKRGTFLVRTENEAKKAFDELNRHFCDAELVVTEVIENISKCLIVQLYLFQDGQIHWLGVKCKSNMPFAKRPSGFVPKPDVNWNEQTELKEQLRDVVSPVTQYLHRNGYFGFTGVEMLVNDEGCFVIDVNLKISSSTNLLLIAPHMAALGYPISYVTNVLSTNIKLLLEAIDRLNRQAKGRVILLADGERSVEFHHKACVVVFARNCEDAFYLQGELTRATANDFPLAASMNGNP, via the exons ATGACAAACAACAATGTTGTCACCCTTAGCTGGCTACTGTCCCAAGATTTACCTCAAGCATACATCTTCACTGAGAGACCATCGACATTCAACCGCAAAGCAACCTTCATCAATGACAAGAAATATGTTATTCATGACTACTCACCAGATATCACAAGTGACAGCAGGCACCTAAAGGCCATGAGAGCCTGCCCTGTGGCAGGAAGCAAGTTCCCCATTTTGGTTACTCGAGACATAAACCCACTTATAAGAGAG caTTGGTCAAAGTGGCTTCCGTTTTTTCCTACGCCCGACATAAGAATTTTCAACCAAGAAGACACTGGGGACAAACCTTTAATTGTGAACTTTCCGTTTCaaagttttcccgccaaaaagcATGCCGTCCATCCCGACATTCACTACAAGCTCAGCTCCAAGGCGCGAATCCCTGAAATGGGAGCACCGTGCCCCCGATACATGTCACGTGATAACTACACCCTCCCTTGTATGATAAAAGCAACTCAAGGAAAAGCAAAGCGTGGAACGTTTCTCGTGAGAACAGAGAATGAAgcaaaaaaggcttttgatGAGCTCAATAGGCACTTCTGTGATGCGGAACTTGTCGTGACGGAGGTAATAGAGAATATCTCCAAGTGTTTAATCGTTCAATTGTATTTGTTTCAAGATGGTCAAATTCACTGGCTGGGAGTGAAATGTAAGTCAAACATGCCGTTTGCCAAGCGACCTTCGGGTTTCGTCCCAAAGCCCGACGTAAATTGGAACGAGCAGACGGAGCTTAAAGAACAGTTGCGTGACGTGGTGTCACCCGTCACGCAATACCTTCATCGGAACGGCTATTTTGGATTCACGGGTGTCGAAATGTTAGTCAACGATGAAGGTTGTTTTGTTATTGATGTGAATCTTAAAATTTCGTCCTCGACAAATCTTTTGTTGATCGCTCCTCATATGGCGGCGCTGGGCTATCCTATCTCGTACGTCACCAACGTTTTGTCCACAAACATCAAACTTCTACTCGAAGCCATTGACCGTCTTAATCGTCAAGCGAAGGGAAGAGTAATTCTCTTAGCGGATGGAGAGCGATCGGTAGAATTCCATCACAAGGCTTGCGTTGTGGTGTTTGCAAGAAACTGTGAAGATGCTTTTTATCTTCAAGGTGAACTCACTAGAGCTACAGCTAATGATTTTCCGCTTGCCGCTTCCATGAACGGTAACCCATAA